A genomic segment from Nocardia cyriacigeorgica GUH-2 encodes:
- a CDS encoding creatininase family protein, with amino-acid sequence MELITTATSTDIARAMPTIAVLPVGSFEQHGDHLPLSTDTIIACLIARALADAYPLFLLPPVTISCSHEHEQFAGTLSLSHTTLTAVITDIRASLARSGITTLVLVNAHGGNYVLNNIAQEANITGRNVVIYPGRDDWNQARVAAGMDTDSHDDMHGGELETSILLHAAPELVRPSFRDSDHDAPARQHLHLLGMGAYTSNGIIGRPSAATDTKGKAALDALTRAFSDYIALLQHP; translated from the coding sequence GTGGAGCTGATCACCACCGCAACCTCGACCGACATCGCCCGCGCCATGCCGACGATTGCGGTCTTGCCGGTCGGCAGCTTCGAACAGCACGGTGACCACCTCCCGCTCTCCACGGACACGATCATCGCCTGCCTGATCGCCCGCGCCCTTGCCGACGCCTATCCCCTCTTCCTCCTGCCACCAGTGACCATCTCCTGCTCCCATGAGCACGAACAGTTCGCCGGCACCCTCAGCCTCAGCCACACCACCCTCACCGCGGTGATCACCGATATCCGCGCCTCCCTCGCGCGCTCCGGCATCACCACTCTGGTGCTGGTCAATGCACACGGAGGCAACTACGTCCTCAATAACATCGCCCAGGAAGCGAACATCACCGGCCGCAACGTGGTCATCTACCCCGGCCGCGACGATTGGAACCAAGCCCGGGTCGCCGCCGGGATGGACACCGACTCCCACGACGACATGCACGGCGGCGAACTCGAAACCTCGATACTGCTCCACGCGGCACCCGAGCTGGTCCGGCCTTCCTTCCGGGACTCCGACCACGACGCTCCGGCCCGGCAGCATCTCCATCTACTCGGCATGGGCGCGTACACCAGCAATGGCATCATCGGACGTCCCTCAGCAGCCACCGACACCAAAGGGAAAGCGGCACTCGATGCACTTACCCGGGCATTCTCGGACTACATTGCCCTCCTCCAGCACCCATAG
- a CDS encoding DUF1707 SHOCT-like domain-containing protein — translation MTSNPDPADDLLLSEDERTHALDALGKHYADGRLDTAEFYDRSGAAATARTFGALADVFAGLPGGAPLSRVDGQVVKVPFSDDHAVPGGDKVAASTAAAELSALRARGNTIESLDWIIVGITLISFLVLQVIVGWDYAWIVWPSLIVTLSIPRMILRFSDTDEKVYEDLKKSDAESRKQRLAEAAKRIRELEGGNGR, via the coding sequence ATGACCTCGAATCCCGATCCCGCCGATGATCTGCTCCTCAGCGAAGACGAACGGACGCACGCCCTCGACGCGCTCGGCAAGCACTACGCCGATGGGCGATTGGACACCGCCGAGTTCTACGACCGTTCGGGCGCCGCCGCGACCGCTCGCACCTTCGGCGCCCTGGCCGACGTGTTCGCCGGCCTTCCCGGCGGCGCGCCGCTGAGCCGCGTCGACGGTCAGGTGGTGAAGGTTCCTTTCTCCGATGACCATGCCGTACCCGGAGGCGACAAGGTCGCTGCTTCTACCGCTGCGGCCGAACTGTCCGCCCTCCGTGCCCGCGGCAACACCATCGAATCGCTCGACTGGATCATCGTCGGCATCACGCTGATCAGCTTCCTCGTCCTGCAGGTAATTGTGGGCTGGGACTACGCCTGGATCGTCTGGCCGTCGCTGATCGTCACCCTGAGCATCCCGAGGATGATCCTGCGGTTCAGCGATACCGACGAGAAGGTCTACGAGGACCTGAAGAAGTCCGATGCCGAGTCCAGGAAGCAGCGGCTCGCCGAGGCCGCGAAACGGATCCGGGAACTCGAAGGCGGCAACGGACGCTGA
- a CDS encoding ferredoxin: MDARLIIDHNRCAGTGVCLPIATDHLQLVDGLATATGDGTMVCIEKARAAAACCPNDAITVCEREPTGLGHDSPIVTLGPPGTDAEAEACRHASVVRLVDSFADAMAAAAEGGVRALVAAGYLTLDAHDRTTDSWVDQHFTHSGVLRLHRCWESLTKPMCLAVRRDLPRSAPVESVAAHPATRIFANRHAPGAKLVSVNAKPLAARAAAHGEVDACIASVDVVARYPQLEVRVEWQPTMVWLLYGKDSGDE, encoded by the coding sequence ATGGACGCGAGACTGATCATCGACCACAACCGCTGCGCGGGCACCGGAGTGTGCCTGCCGATCGCCACCGACCACCTCCAGCTCGTCGACGGCCTCGCCACGGCCACCGGCGACGGCACTATGGTGTGCATCGAGAAGGCCCGCGCCGCGGCCGCCTGCTGCCCTAACGATGCGATCACGGTGTGCGAGCGGGAACCGACAGGACTCGGGCATGATTCGCCGATCGTGACTCTGGGCCCGCCGGGGACCGATGCCGAGGCCGAAGCCTGCCGGCACGCATCGGTAGTGCGCCTGGTGGATTCTTTCGCCGACGCCATGGCGGCCGCGGCCGAGGGTGGAGTGCGGGCGCTGGTCGCGGCTGGATACCTGACTTTGGACGCGCACGACCGGACCACCGATTCTTGGGTTGATCAGCACTTCACGCATAGCGGGGTATTGCGGCTGCACCGCTGCTGGGAGAGCTTGACCAAGCCGATGTGTCTCGCGGTCCGGCGTGATCTGCCGCGCTCGGCACCGGTGGAGAGTGTGGCCGCCCATCCGGCGACCCGGATCTTCGCCAACCGGCACGCACCGGGAGCCAAGCTGGTGTCGGTGAACGCCAAGCCGCTGGCCGCCCGCGCGGCCGCTCACGGTGAGGTCGACGCCTGCATCGCCTCGGTCGATGTGGTCGCCCGATACCCGCAGCTCGAGGTTCGTGTCGAGTGGCAGCCGACGATGGTGTGGCTGCTCTACGGCAAGGACAGCGGCGATGAGTGA
- a CDS encoding YgaP family membrane protein, with protein MGIVEFMRSTAGRLARIAAGIVVIAAGLLLVGGTAGIVVAIIGLVPIAAGVFNFCLLGPVFGVDLQGRPRSSH; from the coding sequence ATGGGCATCGTCGAATTCATGCGAAGTACCGCCGGGCGCCTGGCCCGCATCGCCGCCGGAATCGTGGTAATCGCGGCGGGTTTGCTCCTCGTGGGCGGGACCGCCGGGATCGTGGTGGCGATCATCGGGCTGGTCCCGATCGCGGCGGGAGTGTTCAACTTCTGCTTGCTCGGTCCGGTGTTCGGAGTCGACCTGCAGGGCCGACCCCGCAGCAGCCACTGA
- a CDS encoding cytochrome P450, whose protein sequence is MESGQLKLSCPLQYPFGQRHAMDLEPEYRHCGPVTLVQLPNGATGWLVTDHGLVRQVLADSRFSRERANQPHVARLSTEVLPPEAILATDPPRHTRLRTLIAPMFAPRRVAAIAPGASELAHRLVDEFIAGGEPADIVSGFAEPFAASVICDMFAVPECFRREIFLLGDALSARDATPETLAAARSQCEELTREMAAQNPIGLFGLLGQSEETDAEVLNLVIACLIGGRGTATVFLSSAVFTLLRDPRRFHQLIEQPTLIPSAVEELLRFVPAGVGGGFTRAATTDVQLGPVLVRAGEAVIPVTHAASRDPKVFDDPDTFVLDRGTRLPHLAFGHGTHFCVGAGLARLEARIALEALTTRLPGLRLADPADGGTWRAGRVVRSLERLDVAWTRD, encoded by the coding sequence ATGGAAAGTGGCCAACTGAAATTGTCGTGCCCGCTGCAATATCCGTTCGGACAGCGGCACGCGATGGACCTCGAACCGGAGTATCGCCACTGCGGACCGGTCACCCTGGTGCAGTTGCCCAATGGTGCCACTGGTTGGCTGGTCACCGATCACGGGCTGGTGCGCCAGGTGCTGGCCGACTCCCGCTTTTCCCGGGAACGGGCGAATCAGCCGCATGTAGCGCGCCTCTCGACCGAGGTGCTGCCTCCGGAGGCGATTCTGGCGACCGACCCGCCGCGGCATACCCGCTTGCGGACATTGATCGCGCCGATGTTCGCCCCGCGCCGGGTAGCTGCGATCGCGCCGGGGGCGAGTGAGCTGGCGCATCGGCTTGTCGATGAGTTCATCGCTGGTGGCGAGCCTGCCGACATTGTGTCCGGGTTCGCCGAGCCGTTCGCTGCCTCGGTGATCTGCGACATGTTCGCAGTCCCTGAGTGCTTCCGCCGAGAGATCTTCCTGCTGGGTGACGCGCTCAGTGCCCGTGACGCGACACCGGAGACACTGGCGGCGGCGCGCTCGCAGTGCGAAGAGCTGACCCGAGAGATGGCCGCGCAGAACCCGATCGGCCTGTTCGGGCTGCTGGGTCAATCCGAGGAAACCGACGCCGAAGTGCTGAACCTGGTCATCGCCTGCCTGATCGGTGGCCGGGGCACAGCGACGGTCTTCCTGTCCAGCGCGGTGTTCACTCTGCTTCGCGACCCGCGACGGTTCCATCAGCTGATCGAGCAGCCCACCTTGATCCCTTCTGCGGTGGAGGAGCTTCTGCGGTTCGTGCCGGCCGGAGTCGGCGGCGGATTCACCCGCGCGGCAACCACCGATGTGCAGCTCGGGCCCGTGTTGGTCCGCGCCGGGGAGGCAGTCATCCCCGTCACTCACGCTGCCAGCCGCGACCCGAAGGTCTTCGACGACCCGGACACCTTCGTGCTCGACCGCGGGACGCGGCTGCCGCATCTCGCGTTCGGGCACGGCACTCATTTCTGCGTCGGTGCGGGCCTGGCCCGGTTGGAAGCACGGATAGCCCTGGAGGCTTTGACCACCCGGTTGCCGGGGCTGCGACTCGCCGATCCCGCCGATGGCGGGACCTGGCGGGCGGGCCGGGTGGTGCGCTCCCTCGAACGATTGGACGTGGCATGGACGCGAGACTGA
- a CDS encoding integrase: MTAPWRQPALPAPADPVVDPATVTEQRRELIPRFGDPVWSLTFISDNPSTTSDRIQWQTFPAELREQFRHAVWALLNFPVPDTVLTRGGSTMRARLSPQRMFGTAMTWRVFATWLSERGITELAQATTDVLADYGNYVVKTRKVARNTATSHLIALTRLRAFAPYLPTRSRIGVPPWETEGFDDYLPAATAAGENSTEPISPATMGPLLIWALKFTEEFADDILAARAEEQRLRRVVAQTPDTDLPRGTPPALIAYLADLEATGKPLPTHTTLRSGAAATYVAAITGTPHKKVHRVLKTPRWQRYRKTNPGRCPLDIPITGLIEGDPWVSAIDFDQVEPFVRLLTTACFVVIAYLTGMRPSEVLALEVGCCPEPRPGRDDSSGGRRHLIHARHFKTARDADGNHRSAGELREVPWVAVPPVVTAIRVLERLNGPAGLLFPAQRGERQGRSPVRGTVVQWVEGFVDWVNEHTAKHGRGVAIPADPHGNIGTARFRRSLAWHIARRPGGLVALAVQYGHMRTVISEGYATRQRDGIHELLDLETARAVAEQLSEVHDALDHGEGVSGPAARRLIRAAHEQHDRFGGLVTTPRQAKALLADPALTVFDNADAYLACNYDPGKALCNPANASGPTPTPSLDRCHTNCSNIARTDTHARQLRTAANQIRAQADSPLVPQPVAERLKHRAASLIELADTHDRTRITTTDPEPR, encoded by the coding sequence GTGACCGCACCATGGCGGCAACCAGCTCTGCCCGCTCCCGCCGATCCGGTGGTCGATCCGGCAACGGTCACCGAACAACGCCGCGAGCTCATCCCCCGATTCGGTGATCCGGTCTGGTCGCTGACATTCATCAGTGACAATCCGTCGACTACCAGCGACCGGATTCAGTGGCAGACTTTCCCTGCGGAGTTGCGTGAGCAGTTCCGTCACGCGGTCTGGGCGCTGCTGAACTTCCCGGTCCCGGACACGGTGCTCACTCGTGGAGGCTCGACAATGCGGGCGCGGCTGAGCCCTCAACGGATGTTCGGCACCGCCATGACCTGGCGGGTATTCGCAACTTGGCTCAGCGAGCGCGGCATCACCGAACTGGCCCAAGCAACCACCGATGTCCTTGCCGACTACGGAAACTACGTGGTCAAGACCCGTAAAGTCGCGCGCAACACCGCCACGAGCCACCTCATCGCGCTGACCCGGCTCCGCGCGTTCGCGCCTTACCTGCCGACCCGCTCGCGCATCGGCGTCCCGCCCTGGGAGACCGAAGGTTTCGACGACTATCTGCCCGCGGCCACTGCCGCCGGTGAGAACTCGACCGAGCCGATCAGCCCGGCCACCATGGGTCCGCTGCTGATCTGGGCATTGAAGTTCACTGAAGAGTTCGCCGACGACATCCTCGCGGCCCGAGCCGAGGAACAACGACTGCGGCGAGTCGTCGCCCAGACACCCGACACCGACCTGCCCCGCGGAACGCCGCCGGCACTGATCGCCTACCTCGCAGATCTGGAGGCAACCGGGAAACCCTTGCCCACGCATACCACCCTCCGATCGGGCGCCGCGGCCACCTATGTCGCCGCGATCACCGGCACCCCGCACAAGAAGGTCCACCGCGTTCTGAAGACTCCACGCTGGCAGCGCTATCGCAAGACCAACCCCGGACGTTGTCCGCTCGACATCCCGATCACCGGCTTGATCGAGGGCGATCCCTGGGTCAGCGCCATCGACTTCGACCAGGTCGAGCCATTCGTCCGGCTGCTGACCACCGCGTGCTTCGTGGTCATCGCCTACCTGACTGGGATGCGCCCGAGCGAAGTACTCGCCCTCGAAGTCGGCTGCTGCCCCGAACCACGGCCAGGCCGCGACGACAGCTCCGGCGGCCGTCGCCATCTCATCCATGCACGGCATTTCAAGACCGCCCGCGACGCCGACGGCAATCATCGCTCCGCTGGTGAGTTGCGCGAAGTCCCCTGGGTTGCAGTTCCACCCGTGGTCACCGCCATCAGGGTCCTGGAACGCCTCAACGGCCCTGCCGGACTACTGTTTCCCGCCCAGCGCGGTGAAAGGCAGGGCCGGTCGCCGGTTCGCGGCACCGTCGTCCAGTGGGTCGAGGGTTTCGTCGACTGGGTCAACGAGCACACCGCCAAGCACGGCCGCGGGGTCGCTATCCCTGCCGACCCGCACGGCAACATCGGCACCGCCCGGTTCCGGCGGAGCCTGGCCTGGCACATCGCCCGCCGACCCGGCGGCCTGGTCGCCCTCGCGGTCCAATACGGGCACATGCGCACGGTGATCAGCGAGGGCTACGCCACCCGCCAACGCGACGGCATCCACGAGCTGCTGGACCTGGAAACCGCTCGCGCGGTCGCCGAACAACTCAGCGAGGTCCACGACGCCCTCGACCACGGAGAGGGCGTCTCCGGGCCCGCCGCCCGGCGGCTGATCCGCGCCGCGCACGAGCAGCACGACCGCTTCGGCGGTCTGGTCACCACACCCCGGCAGGCCAAAGCCCTGCTGGCGGATCCGGCGCTGACCGTGTTCGACAACGCCGACGCCTACCTCGCCTGCAACTACGACCCCGGCAAGGCCCTCTGCAACCCCGCCAACGCCAGCGGGCCCACCCCAACACCGAGCCTGGACCGCTGCCACACCAACTGCTCGAACATCGCCCGCACCGACACCCACGCCCGACAACTACGCACAGCGGCAAACCAGATCCGCGCCCAGGCTGATTCGCCGCTCGTCCCGCAGCCTGTCGCCGAGCGGCTGAAACACCGCGCCGCCTCACTGATCGAGCTTGCCGACACCCACGACCGCACCCGCATCACAACCACCGATCCGGAGCCACGATGA
- a CDS encoding SAM-dependent methyltransferase, whose translation MSSPVSLTGVRAPVGVDTSRASIARVYDYSLGGKDNYDVDRAAFEQILRVAPRQRDVSKMNRRWLHRVARYLAGVAGIDQFLDIGAGLPTACNTHEIVREQNPCATVVYVDNDPVCIAHGQAMLARNDYTRFVPADLTKPDTVLGNDEVSRYLDLERPLGLILCGILHHVDDELDPVGIMRRYTDALPPGSYVAITHFWNPDDGSDLADLAVRLQRQFVEMGLGSGWYRTREQLMSYFGGLELIKPGLVELEEWWPMGPSVRERFPEERLMLGGVAIKKSSSVAGNPFIRRNADAQRQRSHETCWRY comes from the coding sequence ATGTCTTCTCCTGTGTCGCTGACCGGAGTGCGAGCGCCCGTCGGTGTGGATACCAGCCGGGCGAGTATCGCCCGCGTCTATGACTACTCGTTGGGCGGCAAGGACAACTACGACGTCGATCGCGCTGCGTTCGAACAAATCCTCCGGGTAGCGCCACGGCAGCGTGATGTGTCGAAGATGAACCGTCGTTGGCTGCATCGAGTAGCCAGGTACCTGGCCGGGGTAGCCGGCATCGACCAGTTCCTGGATATCGGCGCCGGACTCCCGACAGCCTGCAACACCCACGAGATCGTTCGAGAGCAGAACCCGTGCGCGACGGTCGTGTACGTGGACAACGATCCCGTCTGCATCGCGCACGGGCAGGCAATGCTCGCGAGAAACGACTACACGCGGTTCGTGCCCGCGGATCTGACCAAGCCGGACACGGTGCTCGGGAATGACGAAGTCTCCCGTTACCTCGACCTCGAGCGCCCGTTGGGGTTGATTCTGTGCGGGATTCTGCATCACGTCGACGATGAACTCGATCCCGTCGGCATCATGCGTCGATACACCGACGCGCTGCCGCCGGGTTCCTACGTTGCCATCACCCATTTTTGGAACCCGGATGACGGCTCCGACCTCGCGGATCTGGCGGTGCGACTGCAGCGGCAGTTCGTGGAGATGGGCTTGGGTTCGGGATGGTATCGCACGCGAGAACAGCTCATGTCGTACTTCGGTGGTCTGGAGCTGATCAAGCCTGGTCTGGTGGAGCTCGAGGAGTGGTGGCCGATGGGACCGTCAGTGCGCGAGCGGTTCCCGGAAGAACGGCTGATGCTCGGCGGGGTCGCCATCAAGAAGTCGTCGTCAGTGGCGGGGAACCCCTTCATCCGGCGAAATGCTGACGCTCAGCGCCAGCGCTCGCACGAAACCTGCTGGCGTTACTGA
- a CDS encoding site-specific integrase, with protein MSRLWTVHWVSAELAAPSGQHPLLDEWRDLVEREESFGLDPGDPFMVDPDFRVDARLTRYFGRSSFANLRKATKRSYTTDYRVFFNFLWSRGKYWDAADYDDLLDFEDWRRRSPRNMRRISGSKWNRELAALSRLYGWAVKQGFVAESPVGVKTVRNRYGDLVEVAEARAKDVRSSNVKWLTPRAFRLWRDVGLRGYTAEGRMDPSWRGRHDDRNAAFADLLLSSGLRLGEGGSLLTIELPASANTPQRYVEARLAAAVAKSKRARTFYISATVLREVEAYCATTRRGAIRRAQTAGRYDALDDIWLVVKQSGWQQRVLHWRDRHGRTGERRIDALEPDERRRLFVQSDSGLEPLWLWLAEDGTPFGAHSWEAVFRAASRRCAVTLAGVVPDPPFATPHMARHSFALYMLVALHRALDMRLDLTPEERRDYMLLYMSPWRMVKDLLGHASEQVTRDIYLAPVSDLEVRSLLIEDDDPDVAELLAKLAAASERILDAEVAG; from the coding sequence ATGTCCAGGTTGTGGACGGTGCATTGGGTTTCCGCGGAGCTGGCTGCTCCGTCCGGTCAGCATCCGCTGCTGGATGAGTGGCGGGATCTTGTCGAGCGGGAGGAGTCCTTCGGGCTGGATCCGGGTGACCCGTTCATGGTGGATCCGGACTTCCGGGTGGATGCGCGGTTGACGCGCTACTTCGGCCGGTCGTCGTTTGCGAACCTTCGCAAGGCGACGAAGCGCTCGTACACCACGGATTATCGGGTGTTCTTCAATTTCTTGTGGAGCCGCGGGAAGTACTGGGATGCAGCAGATTACGATGATTTGCTCGACTTCGAGGATTGGCGGCGGCGGTCGCCGCGGAACATGCGGCGGATCAGCGGCTCGAAGTGGAACCGGGAGTTGGCGGCGCTGAGTCGGCTCTATGGGTGGGCGGTCAAGCAGGGGTTTGTGGCCGAGAGCCCGGTCGGGGTCAAGACGGTCCGCAACCGCTACGGGGACCTGGTGGAGGTGGCCGAGGCGCGAGCGAAGGACGTCCGTTCCTCGAACGTGAAATGGTTGACGCCCAGGGCGTTTCGGTTGTGGCGCGATGTCGGGCTGCGTGGCTACACCGCCGAAGGCCGCATGGACCCGTCCTGGCGCGGCCGTCACGACGACCGCAATGCCGCGTTCGCCGACCTGCTGTTGAGCAGCGGATTGCGGCTCGGGGAGGGCGGGTCGCTGTTGACGATCGAGCTGCCTGCCTCGGCGAATACGCCGCAGCGGTACGTCGAGGCGCGGCTGGCAGCGGCGGTGGCCAAGAGCAAGCGGGCCCGCACGTTCTACATCTCCGCGACCGTGCTGCGGGAGGTCGAGGCGTATTGCGCTACGACCCGCAGGGGGGCGATCCGGCGGGCGCAAACCGCAGGCCGTTACGACGCGTTGGACGATATCTGGCTGGTCGTCAAGCAGTCCGGGTGGCAGCAACGGGTGCTGCATTGGCGCGACCGGCACGGCCGGACCGGGGAACGCCGGATCGATGCGCTGGAGCCGGACGAGCGGCGGCGGCTGTTCGTCCAGAGTGATAGCGGGTTGGAGCCGCTGTGGTTGTGGCTTGCCGAGGACGGGACCCCGTTCGGTGCCCATTCCTGGGAGGCTGTGTTCCGGGCGGCATCGCGGCGTTGCGCGGTGACGCTGGCGGGGGTGGTGCCGGATCCGCCGTTCGCGACGCCGCATATGGCGCGGCATTCGTTCGCGCTTTACATGCTGGTGGCGTTGCATCGGGCGCTGGACATGCGGCTGGATCTGACGCCCGAGGAACGCCGCGACTACATGCTGCTCTACATGTCGCCCTGGCGGATGGTCAAAGACCTGCTCGGGCACGCGAGCGAACAGGTTACCCGCGATATTTACCTGGCCCCGGTCTCGGACCTGGAGGTGCGGTCCCTGTTGATCGAGGACGACGATCCGGATGTCGCCGAACTGCTGGCGAAGCTGGCGGCGGCGTCGGAGCGGATCCTCGATGCCGAGGTGGCCGGCTGA
- a CDS encoding helix-turn-helix domain-containing protein has translation MANERLRAAMAARGWTHGRLAEATGVDPKSVERWVNLGRVPRRRTAIHAAECLGEDVNALWPALRQARTARAVSPELVALYDQRPDVPPSVFVDVFAAARHHIDVLVYAAVFLHEAYPRLNDLLIERAGAGCSIRIAVGDADSANVRQRGDEEKFGHGIESRCRLALLHYRPLQATPGIELRTHATTLYNSIFRADEEMLVNAHIWGMNAYRAPVWHLRRTTDGGLFDTYTDSFEAVWQTGRPVEG, from the coding sequence ATGGCGAATGAGCGGTTGCGCGCCGCGATGGCCGCGCGGGGATGGACTCACGGACGTTTGGCTGAAGCGACCGGTGTGGACCCAAAATCGGTGGAGCGCTGGGTAAATCTAGGTCGAGTCCCCCGGCGGCGTACCGCAATTCATGCTGCGGAGTGTCTTGGTGAGGACGTCAATGCCCTGTGGCCCGCGCTCCGGCAGGCACGTACAGCACGGGCCGTCAGCCCCGAACTAGTTGCCCTCTACGATCAGCGGCCCGACGTTCCGCCGTCGGTTTTCGTCGACGTGTTCGCGGCTGCGCGCCACCATATCGACGTCTTGGTCTACGCGGCGGTCTTCTTGCACGAGGCGTATCCCCGGCTCAATGACCTGTTGATAGAACGGGCGGGCGCGGGCTGTTCGATACGGATAGCCGTAGGTGACGCGGACAGTGCCAACGTCCGGCAACGAGGCGACGAGGAGAAATTCGGGCACGGCATCGAATCGCGTTGCCGCCTGGCCTTGCTGCACTACCGACCGCTGCAAGCCACACCCGGCATCGAGCTACGGACTCATGCCACCACGCTCTACAACAGCATTTTTCGTGCCGATGAGGAAATGCTCGTCAATGCCCACATATGGGGAATGAACGCTTACCGTGCGCCGGTCTGGCATCTGCGCCGCACCACGGATGGTGGTCTATTCGACACGTATACCGACAGTTTCGAGGCGGTCTGGCAAACCGGCCGACCGGTGGAAGGGTGA
- a CDS encoding NUDIX hydrolase, with amino-acid sequence MTRTEYYDDPSAPEPNSLVVAASAVVCDEKGRILLQRRADSGLWALPGGAMEMTDSLPGCAVREVKEETGLDIEITGLVGTYTDPRHIIAYSDGEVRRQFNVCFLARVVGGELAISDESTELRFVDPTELDNLDMHHTQRLRLSHYLEGRPGPYLG; translated from the coding sequence ATGACGCGCACCGAATACTACGACGACCCATCCGCACCCGAGCCGAACAGTCTCGTCGTCGCCGCTTCCGCTGTCGTGTGCGACGAAAAGGGGCGCATCCTGCTGCAGCGCCGCGCCGACAGCGGACTCTGGGCATTGCCCGGTGGTGCGATGGAGATGACCGACAGCCTTCCTGGCTGTGCTGTACGAGAGGTCAAGGAGGAGACGGGGCTCGATATCGAAATCACCGGGCTCGTCGGCACTTACACCGATCCGCGCCACATCATCGCCTATAGCGACGGCGAGGTGCGGCGCCAGTTCAATGTGTGCTTCCTCGCGCGAGTAGTCGGCGGCGAGCTAGCCATATCCGACGAGTCCACCGAACTTCGGTTCGTCGATCCGACGGAGCTGGACAACCTGGACATGCATCACACGCAGCGACTCAGACTGTCCCACTACCTGGAGGGGCGACCGGGCCCCTACCTCGGCTGA
- a CDS encoding helix-turn-helix domain-containing protein: MPDLPDHAWWSGDLRRALDARDIGAVIRAFRYHPYHARTVSQQDMARWLSITQGYLSRIETGRVPVSNLNTLISHARTLRIPPALLWFDLPTPPDENVSPARSPRKPSLLPPRLAALVSAPTEDQLADTLLTNLGGYSARDQLAGPHGVIEVVRHDFAFINDRLTSARNRGPHRLLYTAGRYAEFLSWLYQDCGDLDTAGHWSRIALNHAQHAEDAQFRAYTLMRSSNIATDAGDPSKAKQFIDAALAHSAALTSRQQAALLRQRAHVSALRATHSKAREDMRECVDALARATEAAAEATTDPDDLAGYCSPEYVTMEAAHCWIGLGQPEQALAILQPRLAAWSTESRRDLGMGLARLCTAYAGVGSWEETLEAASYAATIVADTRSHRTLAQLHATENVLVAAGQPDIARELAHCVRAVQRAHP, encoded by the coding sequence GTGCCAGACCTGCCTGACCATGCGTGGTGGTCGGGCGACCTGCGCCGGGCACTGGATGCTCGCGATATCGGTGCGGTGATCCGCGCGTTCCGATACCACCCGTACCACGCGCGAACGGTGTCCCAGCAGGACATGGCGCGGTGGCTGTCGATCACCCAGGGATACCTCTCTCGCATCGAGACAGGTCGCGTGCCGGTGTCCAACCTCAACACACTCATCAGTCACGCCCGCACGCTTCGAATACCGCCGGCGCTCCTCTGGTTCGACCTGCCCACCCCACCTGACGAGAACGTCTCGCCAGCGCGTTCGCCGAGGAAACCCAGCCTGCTCCCCCCGCGACTCGCGGCGTTGGTATCCGCCCCCACGGAGGACCAGTTGGCCGACACCCTGCTCACCAATCTAGGCGGGTACTCCGCCCGTGACCAACTGGCCGGACCACACGGCGTGATCGAAGTCGTCCGCCATGACTTCGCCTTCATCAATGACCGGCTGACCTCCGCCCGAAATCGCGGACCCCACCGGCTGCTATACACCGCAGGCCGCTACGCCGAATTCCTGAGCTGGCTCTATCAGGACTGCGGAGACCTCGACACCGCTGGCCACTGGTCCCGAATCGCGCTGAACCACGCACAGCATGCCGAGGATGCCCAGTTCCGCGCGTACACGCTGATGCGCAGCTCGAACATCGCCACCGATGCCGGCGACCCGAGCAAGGCGAAACAATTCATCGACGCCGCGCTGGCCCATTCCGCTGCGCTCACCTCACGCCAACAAGCCGCACTCCTTCGCCAACGGGCCCATGTTTCAGCCCTACGCGCGACCCACTCGAAGGCGCGCGAGGACATGCGGGAATGTGTCGACGCGCTGGCCCGCGCCACTGAAGCCGCAGCGGAAGCGACTACTGATCCGGATGATCTCGCCGGCTACTGCTCACCGGAGTACGTCACGATGGAGGCTGCGCACTGCTGGATCGGACTCGGGCAACCCGAGCAAGCTCTGGCGATCCTCCAGCCGCGCTTGGCCGCGTGGAGCACCGAAAGCCGCCGCGACCTCGGGATGGGGCTTGCGCGCCTGTGCACCGCCTATGCCGGAGTAGGTTCGTGGGAGGAGACCCTGGAGGCGGCGAGTTACGCGGCTACCATCGTCGCCGACACCCGGTCGCACCGAACACTGGCACAGCTACACGCCACCGAAAACGTCCTGGTCGCGGCGGGCCAGCCGGATATTGCCCGGGAGCTGGCGCACTGCGTCCGTGCCGTGCAACGTGCGCATCCCTAG